A region of Pempheris klunzingeri isolate RE-2024b chromosome 15, fPemKlu1.hap1, whole genome shotgun sequence DNA encodes the following proteins:
- the acadm gene encoding medium-chain specific acyl-CoA dehydrogenase, mitochondrial has product MLLNKVLRTSLRSGIRLQSTSAAAADVAASHNGHSASPGFCFELTDQQKEFQQLARKFAREEIVPAAPAYDRSGEYPVPIIKKAWELGLMNGHIPQEYGGMGLSIFDNCLITEELAYGCTGVQTAIEANSLGQMPVILAGNDAQKKKYLGRLTEEPLMCAYCVTEPGAGSDVAGIKTRAVRMGDEYVVNGQKMWITNGGKANWYFLLARTNPDPKYPAGKAFTGFIVDADTPGIQIGRKEMNMGQRCSDTRGITFEDVRIPKENVLITEGAGFKIAMGAFDNTRPPVAAGATGLAQRALEEATNYALERKTFGKVIAEHQAVSFLLAEMAMKVELARMAYQRSAWEVDQGRRNTYYASIAKAFAGDIANQVAADAVQVFGGNGFNSEYPVEKLMRDAKIYQIYEGTAQIQRLIIAREHLGRFKK; this is encoded by the exons ATGCTGCTCAACAAG GTGCTCAGAACCAGTCTGCGGTCTGGTATCCGGCTGCAGAGCACCAGCGCTGCTGCCGCAGATGTTGCAGCGTCTCACAACGGCCACTCGGCATCTCCTGGTTTCTGTTTTG AGCTGACGGATCAGCAAAAGGAGTTCCAGCAGCTGGCGAGGAAGTTTGCACGTGAAGAGATCGTCCCTGCGGCACCTGCTTATGACAGGAGTGGTGAA TATCCTGTCCCCATCATCAAGAAAGCATGGGAGCTTGGTCTGATGAACGGTCACATTCCACAGGAATATG GTGGAATGGGCTTGTCAATATTTGACAACTGCCTCATCACAGAAGAGTTGGCTTATGGCTGCACAGGAGTACAGACGGCTATTGAAGCAAACTCTCTGGGA CAAATGCCTGTTATTTTAGCTGGCAATGAtgcacagaagaagaaataccTGGGAAGATTGACTGAGGAGCCTCTTATGTGT GCGTACTGCGTCACGGAGCCCGGGGCGGGATCCGATGTGGCCGGCATCAAGACCCGAGCTGTGAGGATGGGCGATGAGTATGTTGTTAACGGGCAGAAGATGTGGATCACCAATGGTGGGAAAGCTAACTG GTACTTCCTTCTGGCCCGTACTAACCCAGATCCCAAATATCCAGCAGGCAAGGCTTTTACTGGCTTCATTGTGGATGCCGACACTCCAGGAATTCAGATAGGAAGGAAG GAGATGAACATGGGCCAGAGGTGCTCTGACACCAGAGGCATCACCTTTGAGGATGTGAGGATCCCAAAGGAGAACGTCCTGATCACAGAGGGAGCCGGCTTCAAAATTGCCATGGGTGCCTTTGACAACACCAGGCCACCG GTGGCAGCAGGAGCAACAGGCCTCGCACAGAGGGCACTGGAAGAAGCTACCAATTACGCACTGGAGAGGAAGACTTTTGGCAAAGTTATCGCTgag CACCAGGCCGTGTCCTTCCTCCTGGCTGAGATGGCGATGAAGGTGGAGCTGGCCAGGATGGCGTACCAGAGGTCCGCCTGGGAAGTGGACCAGGGTCGCAGAAACACTTACTACGCCTCCATCGCCAAAGCCTTCGCTGGAGACATCGCCAATCAGGTGGCCGCTGACGCCGTCCAGGTATTCGGAGGGAACGGCTTCAACAGTGAATACCCGGTAGAGAAGCTGATGAGAGATGCCAAGATCTACCAG ATCTACGAGGGCACAGCTCAAATCCAAAGACTCATTATTGCCCGAGAACACCTGGGAAGATTCAAGAAATGA
- the rps8a gene encoding small ribosomal subunit protein eS8 → MGISRDNWHKRRKTGGKRKPYHKKRKYELGRPPANTKIGPRRIHTVRVRGGNKKYRALRLDVGNFSWGSECCTRKTRIIDVVYNASNNELVRTKTLVKNCIVLVDSLPYRQWYEAHFATPLGRKKGAKLTPEEEEVLNKKRSKRTQKKYDERKKTAKISPLLEEQFQQGKLLACIASRPGQCGRADGYLLEGKELEFYLRKIKAKKGK, encoded by the exons ATGG GTATCTCAAGGGATAACTGGCACAAACGCCGCAAGACCGGCGGTAAACGCAAGCCCTATCATAAGAAAAGGAAGTATGAGCTCGGGCGCcctcctgcaaacacaaag ATTGGACCTCGTCGCATCCACACCGTGAGGGTCCGGGGTGGGAACAAGAAGTACCGCGCTCTGAGGCTGGATGTTGGAAACTTCTCATGGGGCTCTGAGT GCTGCACCAGGAAGACCAGGATCATTGATGTGGTCTACAATGCCTCCAACAACGAGCTGGTCAGAACCAAGACCCTGGTGAAGAACTGCATCGTCCTCGTCGACAGCCTTCCTTACAGACAGTGGTATGAGGCTCACTTCGCCACTCCTCTGGGACGCAAGAAGGGAGCCAAgctg ActcctgaggaggaagaggtccTGAACAAGAAGAGGTCAAAGAGGACTCAGAAGAAGTACGATGAGCGCAAAAAGACGGCCAAGATCAGCCCTCTCTTGGAGGAGCAGTTCCAGCAGGGAAAACTGCTTG CTTGCATCGCCTCCAGACCTGGCCAGTGCGGCAGGGCAGACGGCTACCTCCTGGAGGGCAAGGAGCTCGAGTTCTACCTGAGGAAGATCAAGGCCAAGAAAGGCAAATAG
- the hectd3 gene encoding E3 ubiquitin-protein ligase HECTD3, protein MSLGDSPHLLLGRIRFLNMCIECFRRSEPLPESLCYVSKEVCYKICKDSSSSSSASSGASAGGSTVGKTLVSVFESPHQTPHIKKLCKYNLEPKKGTCIRTTGEEYCNSQGLWVKINKEQLEEHRPGLELEEGWILVCKHTEGGDRLVPVESPETVSRQQQLFGYDHKPCNRWEQVVNVENALYIGSKPKIAECDDAAVQKLRYVPPTWTYECDEDLVHYFYDHIGKEDENLGSVKQCVTSIDVSSCSEDPSGGASCLTDGDTETYWESDGMQGQHWIRLHMKRGTVVNKLILTVDSTDDNYMPKRVTVFGGEGDNLKKLSDVTIDDNLIGEVCVLEDMTSHLPVIEVRIEECRDEGIDVRIRGLKIKSSCERDLGLNADVFQSSNLVRYPRLQGNTPDVLYRRALVIQRFICLLDSVLPHLVPAWDYSLGTFSQIKSIKQFLLLSKRRSALITQCLKDSETSKPNFMPRLYINRRLAMEHRDNPSLDTSCKNAVFNQVYEGLKPSDKFEKTLDYRWPARYDQWWECKFIAEGIIDQGGGFRDSLADMSEELCPSSAECPMPLPFFSRTSNQGALEARDYYVPNPSCKEFHKYEWIGQLMGAALRGKDFLVLALPGLVWKQLTGEAVGWSKDFPAVDSVLVNLLEAMENTDRETFEFRFGEELVYTTLLSDGQMVELIPGGSNVAVRYEDRSEFIRLVQKSRLEESRQQIAAMQAGLLKVVPQAVLDLLTWQEVEKKVCGDPEITVEALKRLTRYEDLEQSDVRVQYLWEALTNFTNEDRSRFLRFVTGRSRLPAPIYVFPDKQGSETTDALPQSSTCSSTLYLPNYPSAKVCEEKLRYAAYNCVAIDMDMSPWEE, encoded by the exons atgTCTCTGGGTGACAGCCCTCACCTGCTGCTCGGGAGGATCCGCTTCCTGAACATGTGCATTGAGTGTTTCCGGAGGAGCGAGCCGCTGCCAGAGTCTCTGTGTTATGTCTCCAAAGAGGTGTGCTACAAGATCTGCaaggactcctcttcctcctcctcagcctcctccggAGCTTCTGCAGGAGGCTCCACAGTCGGAAAGACGCTCGTCTCCGTCTTTGAGAgtccacaccagactccacacATTAAGAAATTATGCAAGTACAACCTTGAACCAAAGAAAGGGACCTGTATCCGGACAACAGGGGAAGAATACTGCAACAGCCAGGGCCTGTGGGTCAAAATCAATAAG GAGCAGCTTGAGGAGCACCGTCCGGGTCTGGAGTTGGAGGAAGGCTGGATCCTggtgtgtaaacacacagaaggAGGCGACAGGCTGGTCCCGGTGGAGTCACCAGAGACcgtcagcagacagcagcagctcttcgGCTACGACCACAAGCCCTGCAACAGGTGGGAGCAGGTGGTCAACGTGGAGAACGCTCTGTACATCGGCTCCAAACCCAAAATCGCGGAGTGTGATGACGCCGCCGTCCAGAAGCTACG GTACGTTCCTCCCACCTGGACATACGAATGTGACGAGGACCTGGTGCACTACTTCTACGACCACATAGGGAAAGAGGATGAGAACCTGGGGAGCGTGAAGCAGTGTGTGACCAGCATTGATGTCTCTTCATGTTCG GAGGATCCCAGTGGAGGGGCGAGCTGTCTGACAGACGGCGACACTGAAACTTACTGGGAGAGCGACGGCATGCAGGGACAGCACTGGATCCGCCTGCACATGAAGAGGGGCACCGTAGTGAA CAAGCTGATACTGACGGTGGACTCTACAGATGACAACTACATGCCCAAGCGAGTCACAGTgtttggaggagagggagacaacCTAAAGAAGCTGAGTGACGTCACCATAGATGA CAACCTGATcggagaagtgtgtgtgctggaggatATGACATCTCACCTGCCTGTGATTGAGGTTCGGATTGAGGAATGTAGAG ATGAGGGGATAGATGTCCGGATCCGAGGCTTGAAGATCAAGTCGTCGTGTGAGAGAGATCTGGGTCTGAACGCTGATGTTTTCCAGTCCTCTAACCTGGTGCGCTACCCCCGCCTGCAGGGCAACACGCCTGACGTCCTGTACCGCAGAGCACTGGTCATCCAGAG GTTCATCTGTCTCCTGGACAGTGTGCTCCCACACTTGGTACCAGCCTGGGACTACAGTTTGGGTACTTTCAGCCAGATCAAA AGCATAAAgcagttcctgctgctgtccaAACGCCGCTCAGCCCTCATCACACAGTGCCTGAAGGACTCTGAGACCAGCAAGCCAAACTTCATGCCCCGACTCTACATCAACAGACGTCTGGCCATGGAGCACAGAGACAACCCCTCTCTGGACACCAGCTGTAAGAACGCTGTCTTCAATCAG GTGTATGAAGGTCTCAAGCCATCTGATAAATTTGAGAAGACTTTGGATTACAG ATGGCCTGCTCGGTATGACCAGTGGTGGGAATGTAAGTTCATCGCAGAGGGAATCATCGATCAGGGAGGTGGATTTCGGGACAGCCTGGCCGACATGTCTGAGGAGCTTTGTCCCAGCTCAGCTGAGTGTCCCATGCCTCTGCCGTTCTTCAGCCGTACGTCCAACCAG GGCGCCTTAGAGGCCAGAGATTACTACGTCCCCAACCCGTCCTGCAAAGAGTTCCACAAATATGAGTGGATCGGTCAGCTCATGGGAGCTGCTCTCAGAGGAAAAGACTTCTTG GTCTTGGCTCTGCCCGGGCTGGTGTGGAAGCAGCTGACTGGGGAGGCTGTCGGCTGGAGTAAAGATTTCCCTGCTGTAGACTCTGTGCTG GTGAACCTGCTGGAAGCCATGGAGAACACGGACCGGGAGACGTTTGAGTTCAGGTTTGGTGAGGAGCTGGTGTACACCACCCTGCTGAGCGATGGCCAGATGGTGGAGCTCATCCCTGGCGGCAGTAACGTGGCCGTTCGTTACGAGGACCGCAGCGAGTTCATCCGCCTGGTGCAGAAGTCTCGGCTGGAGGAGAGCAGGCAGCAG ATTGCAGCGATGCAGGCAGGGCTGCTGAAGGTGGTTCCTCAGGCGGTGCTGGACCTGCTCACCTGGCAGGAAGTGGAAAAGAAAGTGTGTGGAGACCCGGAGATCACTGTGGAAGCCCTGAAACGACTCA CACGCTACGAGGATCTGGAACAAAGTGACGTTAGAGTGCAATACTTGTGGGAAGCGCTGACGAACTTCACCAATG AGGATCGGAGCAGGTTTCTGAGGTTTGTAACTGGTAGAAGTCGTCTTCCTGCGCCTATCTACGTGTTTCCTGACAAACAAGG CTCAGAAACGACCGATGCACTTCCACAGTCCTCCACATGTTCCAGCACTCTTTATTTACCCAACTATCCGAG TGCAAAGGTTTGTGAGGAGAAGCTGCGTTACGCTGCATATAACTGTGTGGCCATTGACATGGACATGAGCCCCTGGGAAGagtga